ACGTACGGGAATCCGCGAGGTTTTCAAGCCTTCTAGCCTCTTAGCTTTCCAGCCTTCAAGCGGGCCGAAGGCCCCAGACCGACGACCGTTGACCGTAGACCGACGACCGAAGTTACTGGGAAGGAGATGAGGGGATGAACAGCCGGGAAGTCCAGCGGTTCCCCCCAGGGTTCGTGTGGCAGCACGGGCTGCTCATCGTCACCTTCACTCTGCTCGCGGTGACCGGCATGCCCCTCAAGTGGCACTGGTGGGGGGTGATCCGGGTCATGGGAGGGTACGAGGTGGTCCGGTGGATCCACCGGTTCCTCGGAGCCGTGATGCTGGCCCAGGGTGTGGTCCACGTGGTCCATGCGGCGGTCCGCCAGGTGCGGGTGGGCCACCCCGGCGGCCTGTGGCCGAGCCTTCGGGACGTGCACGATCTCCTCCACGACGTCCGGTTCCTGCTGGGCCGGGAGCCCGAGCGGGCCCGCTACCCCCGGTACTCGTACATCAACAAGTTCGACTACTGGGGTGCGTTCTGGGGGGTGGCGATCATGGCCGGGTCGGGCCTGGTGCTGTGGTTCCCCCGATCCTTCTCGGACACCGTCATCCACATGAGCCACATCGCCCACACCGACGAGGCCCTGCTGGCGGTGATCGCCATCTTCATCTGGCACCTGTACCACGTGCACACCTCCCACGGGCGGCCCCGCCTCAACCGGGTGTGGCTCACCGGCCGCATCCCGCTGGAGGATCTCAAGAGCGAGCACCCCGAGGAGTACGAGCAGCTCGTCCGAAACAGCCGCCTCGGGGAGCCCGGCTGACCCATGCCAGCTTTCCTCGTCCCATGCGGGCCGAAGCCCCCCACCAGACCGGCGACCGTAGACCGATGACCGGAGACCGAAGCTACGCGGAAGCCTGGGTGTGCTCCTGCAACGGGCGGATCCCCCTGCCCCGATCCCAGGATCTGGGTAGCGGGGTGCGCCTACGAACCTTCCGAGCCCTGTGCCTCCAGGACCCCGCGCCGGCGCCCGAAGGGCCGGTGTTCCT
This is a stretch of genomic DNA from Deferrisoma camini S3R1. It encodes these proteins:
- a CDS encoding formate dehydrogenase subunit gamma, whose translation is MNSREVQRFPPGFVWQHGLLIVTFTLLAVTGMPLKWHWWGVIRVMGGYEVVRWIHRFLGAVMLAQGVVHVVHAAVRQVRVGHPGGLWPSLRDVHDLLHDVRFLLGREPERARYPRYSYINKFDYWGAFWGVAIMAGSGLVLWFPRSFSDTVIHMSHIAHTDEALLAVIAIFIWHLYHVHTSHGRPRLNRVWLTGRIPLEDLKSEHPEEYEQLVRNSRLGEPG